The sequence GTCATCgttcataaaaatataatttgaacgttaaaattaatttttatatcattttcgtaTTATTTTTACACGTGTTATAATATCGTCTGCCGATAAATTCAatgatattaagataaataaagttaaaaaaatttatttttataataataataattttaatataaaaattttaaatataagaatCGGGTACTAATGAAACCATGCAATAATCTATCCTTATCCCTGTCCTTGAGGTATCACGTGCGAACACGTGACTTGTTGCAGGTATTAAATTCATCCCATCGCCGTCTCTCTCGTCGGGGAAACATTTGATGGCCGGGATACTGTCGCGAGCCCTATTTCGAACCTCCCAAGCCCTGTTCCGAGATCCTTGCTCCTCCCCCCACCACCTCTTCCTCTCCGGCTCCCGGTCGCCCGCCCTCTCTTTCCTCCCCCGCCTTCTCAGCTTCCGCGGCCGTTCCGACCGACCGGCCAAGGCGGAGATCGTCGAGATCGACCTCGGCACGGAGGTCGAGGTAGCCGAGGTCGACATCGTCCGCCATCTCGACGACGCGATCCACGCGATTCTGGTTCGCAAATCCGCCCCCGAGTGGCTCCCTTTCATCCCGGGGTCCTCCTACTGGGTCCCGCCCCGCCGGCGGGCTCTTGGCCTCCTGGAGCTGGTCGCTAAGTTCACGAATCCGCTGACGGAGGAGGAGACCATGTCCTTCACCACCATCCGCGGGTGGCCCTCGTCATCATACTTCGTGGAAGGTAAATTAATAAGGATCGATCTGCTTGTTTGTGAAATTATTGACGAATAAAGATGATATCTGTTGTTACTGCGATTTCTTTTGCACACCAGTATATCATCTTTAAGGGTTTCTTTCTCTTCGGCGATTACAAGTTGCCATGTGCTTGATATTAGTATTCACTAGGTGAGTTTTACCTCCTTCGTTGAGGATGCTGTTGATCAGAATCAGACAAATAGATCTGTTGCTTTCTTAATGTAGGAGAACCTTGTGACTTATGATAAGTTAGGCTCCTTAGCCATTTTGTATTTTTCTTTCAGAAGAGTTTCAAATGGGAGGTAGATCAATGGCCCTAATCCAAAAGacattcttttttttatatatatctagATCATAGTCATCAACTGGACCTCGTCACAGTAAGTACACTCTGGATTTTGACCAAACAAGTTCCCGGATATCCTTAAGTTATTCCAGAATTGGATGTTGAAAAAGTATATGTTAACTAGAGATTCCCTTATTCAGAAGGGTTTTTTTTATACCAATTCATGCTCCTTTAGAGTCAATTCTTGCAAGTTGCTCTCCAGTTGAAAATTCTGCTCATCCATTCTCGCATAGCATATATGATCATCTAGAGGAGCCTTGAATCGATGATGTTTGTCGATGTGTGTAAAATTGCATCCTCACCTCATCCATGCTGGTTTTAACTGACATTGGTATTTAATTCCAAATAGATTATCGTGGCTAAACTAGCTTAAATGCTCCTGTTTTGTTCATTTGATAAATGTATTGGTTGTTCATTGGCTTGTGTCACAATTTGCTGATATTTCTTTTCACCTCTTACACGTCAGATTACAAGCTTGTTTTAAATATATAGAAACAACATTGCTTCTTCCGTGTCAACCTgaaattttcaaaattttcaacatgttttGCTACTTAATTATCTTCCAAAGGATACTATTTGTTTGGAGCACTTCAAAACATTCTATAGTGATTTTGAGGGTTACAAAATTGTTTGAATATATTAGCAGGGACTGTTTGTCAACAGTGGATGACTTATTTATCTGATTGAACTTTATAACCAAGTTTATATGTTATTCATTAACAATATTGTCATGATGTTCTGGAATTGCTTTTAATAAAATCAGTCTGATCATGATATCTCGTGTCAAGGACTTTGTTAGCACTGTTAATTTTGATGATGTTATGTGCAAAGCATATTAGGTTCCATGGTACTCTGTGGCTTGTTAGGTGGTCGCATTCATTTTTCATTGTGACTTTCTTTTTAACTTATGCTTTCCCAGTTGCCATTGTACGGCACAAGTGGAACATTAGCCACTGCATATGTTATTATCTGCTCCCACATTCTGTGTCTTTTGATTTCCCTTATGTGCAGCCTTTATGGAAGTACTTAAAAGAAGAGTCAACTTAATTTAGAGTTCTTACACAATTGATAGCTAAAGAACAGTGCTTTgatacagaagaaaaaaaaagtcttGTACATCTACCTTTGGAGTACTTCAAAATTGTGTGGATGGTATTAAAAGATGGTTTTGTACAAGAACATGACCCAGTCAGATTAGGGCAACTAATTTACCGTATTaagatatcatatatgatacagaGATGTGAATGCagaaacacaaaatgaaagaatttCCAACTAGGGAAGTAGTGTTTAGAACTAAAAATTCTAATGGAGCTTCACGAATTGGCCATATTTGTTGGAATGTGTGGTAAAAATTTTGGCAGCATTGCTGAGGATAGAGGCTTAAAGTTGAGTCCTTGTATGTGGATCTCTGCTCCATGTCATAAATAGGAAATAAGCAATATGGGCAAAGTCATCACGGCAACCAACTTTTATCGAATTCTCTTTTTCTTGTTGCTGAATTTGTTTTCCCCACAGTTAGattattgtttttcttttcaacTATGTTAGAATATATTTAGTGTACGACACAAATTATCGATGATCCCAGCATTGTTGGATATAATAATTAGAGAATTCTTTGATTACATATGTCCAGTTGTCCTTTCACTTAAAACTTTCTCATATCATGTCTTGTACCGAACATATGTAAGTTCTCTTTGCTGGACTGATAGCTTTCTGGTGTCGGTACCGGTGACATGTGGAATCATAACTTTACAAGTGGACTTTACAAATTACAAGGGTTTTTTTGTCTGACATGATTTATGTGAGATTGACATTAGCGCCTATGTGGAACTGCAATTTTTTCCCCACAATTAATGGTTTATTGACCAGATAAATTGGCTTCAGGCAAGCATCCAGTGAAGAAGAGTCGCAAAAAGACACCAGCACAATCTGATGACGAGGAATGATCTGCAGCCAACAAAGAAAAGGGGGGTAGATTGGACATATTTCACAAAGTACTATTAATCCGTCTGCATCAATAGTGTTCCTGAAAACTCAGCTGTTTGTCATATTGGTGGTTCTGCATCACTTTAGGGAGTAATAGTATAGCCAACAAGATGGCGCGGTACCGGTGGaaattttcatagttcataagatTTCTACTTCTTTGGTGAGATAATTTATGTTGTTCATATCTGAACATTGCTAATGTGCAGGCCTGGATGGATGCATCTAAACGATGACTTTCTTGTGCCCCGTAAAAGAAGAGATGTAAACAGACAAATGGAGTTGATAGTTTAAACAGACTGCCAAACTTATATACAAGCTTGAATTTTCTTCAACCGATAGAAAGCCAGCCTGAATTGATTAcactttttttgttgttgtttttggtTCTCGTTATTCAAATCTGAGGTTGGTTGGCAGTAAAATTGACTACTATCATTTCTTGTCTCTACAAACTGCTGCAAATCTGAGATTTGTTCTTCTGATCTAAGAAACATATGGGACTGACAAAAACTGGAATATTGGGTAATTTAACATCAACAACGTATGTTCATGCATTATCATGACTGGATTTGAAGTCTTGGattttgtgtgtgtgttttttttttcttggtagcAAATCATCTAAGAATATCTTCACAAAGTCTCTCTTGACTTGGTGAAGAATGACAACACAACATTAGAAATGTCTTGCAGAGCATATTCCCATTAAATAATTAGGCACCCAAATCTGTCTCTTTTGCGTCCCATAAGAGTTTGTTAGTGCCGTGTTGGAATAATTCCTTCCGTCGCCATTATTGACTGTTATTTGATTCACACACGACAACGACATAGATCGAGACAAAGATCTTTCATCGAACACCCGATCATAGATCTCACATCGTAGCGCAGCAATTGACATTTTAATTGCAAGAAAAAGAAGTTGGGGAATTATAAAATTAGATGAATTTATATCATTAACTTAGAATTGAATATTCCAGAATCAATGATTAAAATTGATCATGCTAATAGGTCGAGATCACACTGTTCGTTTTCCTTTATTTCCTTTGTtggcagtgtgtgtgtgtgtgtgtatatatatatatatatatatatattctaaggtAATAACAGCTCAACAATCTTTCGTTCTGTAACTTCCACAGCAACAAACAGCCCAACTATCtaaggttggttggttggttgcaCGAGCAAATCAGCAAGACATATATCTCTATTAGATTTGTGGATACTGTAATATGGTGCTTGTGGACTGTACATTTGGATTTCAGCAGAGAGATATGGCAAATCGATCCGAAAACCAGTCATCAATTAGCTAAAATTATGTGCTCACGAGTTTGAAACCATCCAGAAATTGCCAGCGGCAAATCCAAATAAAAGAGCAGCAGTCCAATGCCAATTGATCACAATCCTCCTACTTGGTTAAAGGAGGTAATTGAGCTGGATAATGATTGAACTATGAATTCTCACTTACTTTGACGGATATATACATTGCAATGAATGGGAAAAAAAtttgaagaaagaaaacaaagaacCTACGAGTTACGTTTATGACAAAACTACACAAGAATGTAATTACAATTTGTTTAAATCGATGTTTAGCTCGTCTTACATCTCTTGCAGCAAGTTACTTACCTTCCGGAGCTCCTTTAAAGCTGTTATAGCTGTACTCTGACCTTTAACCCCAAGAATGTTGTTTGACAAGTTATCCAATGAGTCAAACTTGCCCTTCTCTTGCTGGAAGACTGTTTCGATAACCTACAAGGACCAACAACCATGATTACAATAGCACTATACTATACAAAGTTCAATTAGCCTTCGAAAGATAATGTTATCGAACTTCATAAAACGGTACTTATATGATACTCAGATATCCCATGTTCAGATTTGCAGATGCTTAATCACATTGACCAAAAGtatcatatatttattatttcGAAGACTACGGTTGATGTTACGATAGCTGAAATTGATAAACATGAGGAAGAAATATTTTGGAATGCTGCATGACTGGTCAATTGATATTGATAAAGAGAATCTTATTTTGTTATCTAACCTGGAAACTTTTTAGGAAATGATAAGAAACAAAAGACGATGACCCAAATGATCCAAGAATATCTCACCTGAATATTCTCAAGCATGGACTGTCCAAGATTTCTTAAAGTGTGTATCATTTTCTTGTCGCCCACTTCGATCCTCTTGTTGACTCCACATGAATTATCGGTCCCTTCACAAGTTGTAGTGTCGAAGCTATCCTTGTTTGTATGTCGGGCGTCAGAGGA comes from Musa acuminata AAA Group cultivar baxijiao chromosome BXJ3-3, Cavendish_Baxijiao_AAA, whole genome shotgun sequence and encodes:
- the LOC135582064 gene encoding uncharacterized protein LOC135582064 isoform X2 translates to MAGILSRALFRTSQALFRDPCSSPHHLFLSGSRSPALSFLPRLLSFRGRSDRPAKAEIVEIDLGTEVEVAEVDIVRHLDDAIHAILVRKSAPEWLPFIPGSSYWVPPRRRALGLLELVAKFTNPLTEEETMSFTTIRGWPSSSYFVEGKHPVKKSRKKTPAQSDDEE
- the LOC135582064 gene encoding uncharacterized protein LOC135582064 isoform X1, with product MAGILSRALFRTSQALFRDPCSSPHHLFLSGSRSPALSFLPRLLSFRGRSDRPAKAEIVEIDLGTEVEVAEVDIVRHLDDAIHAILVRKSAPEWLPFIPGSSYWVPPRRRALGLLELVAKFTNPLTEEETMSFTTIRGWPSSSYFVEDKLASGKHPVKKSRKKTPAQSDDEE